AACTGGCTGACATAGTAACATTTTTAGTTGAATATTACGGTTGGGAAGCGTTGGGCGAAAAGATTAAAATTAATTCATTTAACAGCAATCCATCCATAAAGTCTAGTTTAAAATTTCTTCGAAAACACCTTGGGCGCGAGAAAAAGTAGAGCAACTTTACTTAAAGACAAAGTTGAAAAAGACGCCCTAATGGGCTTTCAAAATAAAATTCTTGAATATCCTTTTAAAACCTACAAAAGGGTGTATTTTTGCAATCCCGCAAAACTAAAATTCTATGACCGATATTCAAGACGCTGTTCAAGAAAAAAAGACTGATAAAGAACTGTATAGCTACCAAAAAGGAGCAATAGACCAGATTTTTGAGAAGTTTGAAACTGCGCCAGACGATTACCATTTGCTATATCAGCTACCAACGGGTGGCGGAAAAACGGTTATTTTTTCTGAAATAGTACGTCAGTATTTAAAGCATCACAACAAAAAGGTACTGGTTATGACCCACCGGGTTGAACTTTGCAAGCAAACTTCGGAAATGCTAACAAGCTTTGGGGTGGTTAACAAGGTGGTAAATAGCACGGCAAATCTTTCTGATCAGGCTAAGTACAGTTGTTTTGTGGCAATGGTAGAAACCTTGAACAATCGTTTAAACGACGATAAGTTGGATATTTCGGACATTGGATTGGTAATTATTGATGAAGCACATTACAATTCGTTTACCAAACTTTTCAAATTTTTTGAAAAATCCTTTATTTTAGGAGTTACCGCAACGCCTTTAAGCTCTAATAGAAGTCTTCCTATGAAAGACAATTATCAGGAATTGATCGTAGGCGAAAGTATAGAATCGTTAATTGAAAATGAGTTTTTGGCCGAAGTTGAAGTATTTCAATATAACATGGGGCTCACTTCATTAGAAATTGGATCCAATGGCGATTATACCGTTAAATCATCAGACGATTTATATTCGGGCGTGGGAATGTTGGACCAATTGTTACAAGCCTATTTAACGCACTCTAAAGGTAAGAAAACCTTGATTTTTAATAATGGTATTAATACCTCTATACAAGTGTATTACCACTTAAGAGCCGAAGGTTTGCCAGTAATGCATTTAGATAATACAGCTTCAAAAAAGGAACGTAAACAAATTTTGCGTTGGTTTAAAGAAACCCCGGACGCCATTTTAACATCAGTTAGTATTCTAACTACTGGATTTGATGAACCTACGATTGATACTATAATTTTAAACAGAGCAACCCGTTCGTTAACTTTATATTTTCAGATGATTGGTCGCGGTTCGCGAATTTTAAACAATAAGTCGAAGTTTTCTGTTATCGATTTAGGAAACAACTATCAGCGTTTTGGCCCTTGGGAAGCGCCATTGGATTGGCAGGCTATTTTCCGTTCGCCAGATTATTATATGGATAGGCTAATGAGTGATGACGAACTGGAAAGTCATTTTAGATATGAAATGCCAGACGAACTCAGAGCCGAATTCGCAAAAAGTAAAGAAGTTTATTTCGATATTAAAAAAACATATACCGAAGCAACCTTTAAAGGCGAATCGTCTAAAGTAGTGCTAGAACGTTCTATTGCGCAGCACGCGCATATTTGTATAGAAAACAGCGAAGATGTTTATGATGCTTTGGGCCTTGCAAAAATGTTAAACGACGATATTGACCATCGTATTGAAAAATACTCACAGTGCATTAGTAAAAGCACCCATAATTTTATTAGCTGGCTTAAAGACGACTACCGACTAAAACTGCGTAGTTACATTCGCGAAAATTTTGACGCCGTTTTTGAAGAAATTAACGGATTTCCACCTGAAGACTAATAATTTTTTTCCTGAAAAATTCTTTTAAATTGAAAACAATAGGTAGGTATTAGGTCTACTTGTCTTCACAATATTACTTATCTTTAGTGTCGAAGCACAATTGCTTTGATTGATTGTTGATTTTACACCTCACTATTTACTTCGCATAGATAAAAGGCTCAATAGTTTTTAGTATCCGAATTTGTTCGAATTCGGTTTTGATTAATCGTTAATTAAAACAACTATTATGAGCGTATTTTCACTTGGCAGCTGCGATATTGGTAAGATTCCTGCAAACCGTAAACAATTTCTAAAACCATATCATAAAGACGGACTTACTGCTCGGGCGGTTTCCTTTCGCGACGATGATAGAACCACTTGGCGCTCATTTAGAGAAGGACAAGCTAACGATGTGGCTGAGCTTCAAGAATTTTTATTTAAGGCAGGCTTTATGCCCAGAGGGGTTATTGATGGTATATTTGACTATGTAACTCAAGCGGCTGCGCGTTTGTTTCAGGAATATATTCGCACTATAGATCCAGACGGTGACCCAAGTATGGTACCCGATGGTATAGTTGGTACTATAACTATGAAACATGTGGAACGATGGAAGAGTCAAGGTATAGTAGCAGACTGGGATACTTCCAAAGCTCAAAATCCTTCAAAGGAATACGGTGATTGGATAAAACTTTTGAATAAATCAAAGGAGCATTATAAAGCTAATCCGGGCCCAATTATGAAAGCAGTAAATGCTTTCGGAAATACGCATTCAACAATTAAAGCTCCCGATTGGAATTTTGCCACAGACGAAATTCACTTAATTGGAATTCGCCGTAAACAAGACAAATCTGAAGCAAATAGACGTGCAAACGACGATTTGTTCGTGCTATTATTAAATGGATTGGTTTTTAAGTTTTGGGGTTCAACAGACCCGAGTAAAAATATGGTAGGCACTAGGAGAAATGCTCCCTTTCTAGTGGAAGGTCAACATAAATACCGTTTTGGATGGCATAAAATTTCAGTAGAGAAAAAGATTTACCGAGCCTTAAAACCCTACGATCCAGCTGGGGTAATAATTCTTCGTGATTTAAACAGAGATCACGCATTAACACCGCACGACCTTACAGTAGCGGGAAGTAATAGCTTAGAGTTAAACAACAGTATAAATATCCATTGGTCTGGTATGGGGCAATCTAATTGGTCTGCAGGCTGCCAAGTAATTGTTGGTAAAAATTACATAAACAATAAAAATGAGTTGGTGGACTGTTCAAAATTTGCTTCAACAGCTTATAGCCAACTTAATAGCGCCTCTAAAAAAACGAAAGGGGCATATAACGTATTGGCAGATTTAATTGTTTGCTATTCAAAACCTGGGGTAGATTACGTTTTATATACTTTGGGTAGAGAAGAGTCATTAGATTTGGATGCCAATTTTGGATCCAATTACGCTATCAGCGCTTTAAGAAAGATGAATCCCAGTGCTATTTAAATTTATTTTAGTTTTCTAATTTTATAGTTATAAGCCATAAATGCGTTTATGTGTATAGCTTTAATTATAAAAAATGAAGGTTTCAATTTGCTTATAAAGATATAAAAGTGAATTATTCGTGCTCGAAACGCTACTTTTGCAGAAAATAGAATAAAACATGGAGTCATTTAACGAGCTTAATATTTCCAAACAACTGCAATATGCAATTGCCGATTTGGGCTTTGAGAAGCCAACACCTATACAGGCTGAGTCTTTTTCAGTTATTATGTCGGGTACAGATATGGTTGGGATTGCCCAAACTGGAACTGGGAAGACGTTTGCGTATATGCTCCCGATTCTGCAAGATTTAAAATTTTCAAAACAGTTACAGCCAAGGGTTTTAGTTTTAGTACCCACGCGCGAACTGGTGCTCCAGGTAGTAGAAGAAATTGAAAAGTTTGGCAAATATTCATCTGTTCGGGTTTTGGGAATTTATGGCGGTACCAATATCAATAAACAAAAACAAGCCGCCGCAGAAGGTGCCGATATTGTCGTGGCTACTCCAGGGCGTTTATACGATTTAATTATTAGCAGGGCCATACCCTTAAAAATGGTTAAGAAAGTAGTAATTGATGAAGTAGATGTAATGTTGGATTTGGGATTTCGTTTTCAGCTTACGAATATTTTGGAGCTTCTGCCAAACAAAAGGCAGAATATTATGTTTTCTGCAACCATGACCGATGATGTAAATGTTTTTATCCACGATTTTTTTATTTCACCAACAACCGTTTCCGTGGCGGTGAGTGGTACGCCTTTGGAGAATATTTCGCAGTATGCGTATAAGGTCAAAAACTTTTATACCAAAGCAAATTTGTTGAAGCATTTACTTTTAAATGATAGCGATTTCAAAAAAGTGCTCGTTTTTGTGCCGAATAAAAAGAGCGCCGATTTACTTTTCGATTTTTTAGATGAGTACTTTGGAAGTGAAGTTGCTGTAATCCATTCAAATAAAACTCAGAATTACAGAATTCGTTCTATTGAAAATTTCAATTCTGAAAAAACGCGAATTCTGGTAACTACCGATGTAATGGCACGTGGATTGGATTTAGACCAAATTAGCCATGTAATAAATTTTGATACGCCAAATTTTCCTGAAAATTATATGCACCGTATAGGCCGTACTGGTAGGTCAGAGCAGGAGGGAACGGCTATTTTGTTTTATACCGAAAAGGAAGAAGCAGCCAAAGTTGCCATTGAAAAATTAATGGATCTTAAAATTAAGGAGTTGGAATTTCCTAAAGAAGTTGAAATTTCTGAAAAACTTACATACGAAGAGCAGCCTCAAGTTGTAGAAATAAACAACCCCATTAATGTTGAAGAAGTTGGTCCGGCTTTTCATGAAAAAAAGGAGAAAAACAAGAAAGAAAACCAAGGTGGATCGTATAAGCGTACTATAAAACAAAAATATAAAAAACCAAAAACCCGTGGCGATAAAAACTACAACAAGCGTAAAAAGGGACGTTAACTTGGGGGTTAATATATAATTTCTACAAAAACCGCATTTCCTTGCAGGAAAACGCTTTTTACAAAATAGATACTGTCTTGCCGCACTAAATTGCCCGATTCGTTACGAACCGCGGGGTCGTTGTAAATTCTTCTATTTTGTAAGGTGCGCACAATGTCGTTTACACGCAGCATACTATCATCCTTAAACTCACCGCCATTCCTATAAATTAAATCGAATACCGGTTCGTAGATTTGTTCATTGTTTGCTTTACCGGCGTATAAAAAACCGGTTTTTCCAACTTCTTGTAATTTCACCATTGCAATCATATCGTACTCGCCAATCACTTTTTCGTTTTTAATATAGTTTAAATAGGAGCTTACACGGTTTTTAGATTGGGCTATTTTCCAAGCATTGTCATCAAGTAAAGTTGTTGATTCTGAATTTCTAAGCGAATCGATTTTTTTTTGCGCAATGGGCACGTATTTCGCCAATTTGGAAAAGCCGGTAATTTTACCATCGGCGTCGCGAGTAGTGGCTGCGAAATTTAAATAATTCTCGTAACCTTTTACGGCATTCAACGTGGTAGCTTCCAACCAAAAAGCTCTTAAATCCTTTTTAAATTTTAAGGAGGCAATAGAGTCATGAGCAACCGTGGCATATTCCCCTTTTCCATACGAATCTATATAGGTTTCATAACTTCCAACCGTGTTTTCGGAAACCGCCAAATCCCAAGCTTTTTGATCTGTTATGGGACGGGTGAAATAATAGAATGTTCCAAGACTAAGCAATGTTATAACGGTGTAAAGAATACCTTTTTTAAAACGCTTAACTCTTCGTGCGTTTAGCTTTTTTTTGTTATAAACTTTTGCGCTGTTGGACAGATAATTAATGCTTTCATCAAAACGATCTTTGTATTTTTCATCAAAATTGGTGTTAAAACGTTCGGCCCAAATTTTTGAAGGTTCAAAACTTTTGAACCATTCTTGGGTAATTTCAAATTCTTTTCCGCTCAATAAATCTTTTCGGTTTTCGGAATAGGCCAGCTGGGCATCACAAAGACCTAAATATTGAACTGCGGCATTATTTTCCTCTTCAACCCAATGATTGAGAATTTTCCAGTGCCTAATTAAACTCTCGTGCGAAATATCAATCAACTTGTCGCCTGTATCGCCAATGTTGCCAACAACTAAAAAAGAACGATTTTCTTTAATGAAATTATTGATTACCGTTTGCAGTTTATCTTCGCTGGCACCGGTTAATTTCTTTAAATAGCTCAATTGGGCGGGTCGTCTAATTTTCCTGCCATTTTCGTCTATGGTCGTCAGGGTTTGAAACAACGATTTGGCCAGTGAAACTTCCTTTGGCTTTAATTCTTTTAAGGCCTCATCGGCATGAACGGAGAGGGCATTTTCAATGCCGCCAATTTGTTTGTAATCTTCCAGGTCGAGTTCGCCGCTTTTATCAACTCTTACTTCGTAATCCCACATTCGCATTAACGCGTGTTGCACCAAGGGAAGCTCGTCTTTTACCTTTCCTAGGTCGTTTATAAGGCGAGAGGTGAGGGCTGTATTAAACTTACCACCGTATAATTTGGCAGGACCTTCTATTACTTTTTTAAGCTCCAGTCTATTGAGTCTTGGCACCAAGTACTGGCTCTTGTTTAATGCCTCTGGCAATCCGAAAAACTGGGCACAGTCGCCAATAAAATCAGAACGCATAGTAAGTACTACATAAAAAGGAATGTGCTTTTGTTCTGATAATTTTAGAATAATATTTACAAAATCTATTGCCTCGGTTTTATGGGAAGCATCAGTTTGTTTCATAGAAAACCGAAAAAGCTCTTCAAATTGATCTACCAACAAAAAGAAATTTGCGTTTTTATTTATTCGAAGTGGTTGGATAGTATTTAAAAGTGCGGAAACACCTTCTTTTTTAATTCGTTTTACAAGTGCTTGTATTCCTGGGGCTTCAATATTATAATTAATTTGGCGCAAAATGGTTTCTGCCAAATTATACATGGGATTTTGGCCTGGTTTCATAACAGCTACTAACCATTGGCTACTGTTTTCAACTAAAAAACCACCTTTTAAAGCGGGTATTAATCCCGCTCTAATTAATGAAGATTTGCCACTTCCCGAACTGCCAACCACAGCAACAAATCTATTGGAATGTAGCCGTTGCAATAACTCTAAAGTTTGCTCGTCGCGACCAAAAAATAGCAGGTTTTCTTCTTCTGTAAAGGGCCGAAGCCCTACGTATGGATTAAAAGATTTGTCGCTCATAAATTATCAGCTTTTAAATCGTTTAAGAATGCTTCCAATACGGCATCATTTTCCGACATTTCCTGGCTGTGGTCAACCAATTTTACCATAGGATTTTGTGCTACCTTTATAGATCCCGTATCCTTTTCGGGCGGAGTAACATATATAAAAATATCTTGCCCATAGCGGTCGTAATCCATCAGTTTTTTTAAGGTGTTTTTTACACGAATGTCTACCCAATCCTTATGTGTTTCATTGCCGTATAAGAAAATGAATTTTTTAGCTTCGTTTATATTTGCGTATAGCGACTTAATATTTTCCTGTGGATCGCCATCTTCGGGGTTAAAGATTAAATCTACGTTATATTTATTCAGTATTTTTTTAAGGTTAAAGGCTTGTTTAAAATCATCGGTATGCGTGTCTAGCAATACTTTTAACGGGGCTCCTTTTTCGTTACTTTGCGTTGCAGCTTTTTGCGCTTGAACCTCTTGCAATTGCTCGGCAAAATTATTTATTAACAGGGCCAATTCGCCTTCGTTGCCTCGAACATATTCATATTTTTTGGAGGTGTGCGTTGCATCTTCCAAACTTTGAAGAAATTGCTTGTATTCAGTGTTTTCTATTTTTTCAAAATCGGTATCTCTTGAAACCCAAATTAATTGGGGAATTTTTGATTCTAAAGCAATTTCGGTCTGTCTTTGAATATAACGTGCATCGGTTTCATTCGAAATTTTGCGTCCTGGAAAATTTCCTAATATATGAACCGCAAAATCTGAATTGGCGATGGCTTCTTTTGTAAGATCATCGTGGCTTTCAAGAGTAGTTGCAGAATCGTTGCCCGTAATAACATTGTATCCTTTTTCTTTTAAATCGGCAATAATGCCGTCTCTTCGATCTAAAAGAGAATCATTTACTTCAGACAGAAAAATAGTAAAGGGCTTATCTTCCTTGGCTTCCTGCGAACTGGGTTGGATGGCAGCAGTAGTTTCTTTCGATAGATCGTCAAAAATACGAACAAGGGCGTTTCGCAATTGTATCATTGCCGAACCAAATTCGGGGCTGGTGTTTTTTAATGGATCGCCATATTCGTTATTGTCGTGAAAGGGAAATCCGCTAGTACCGCGAAGTTTGTCGTGCCATTCGGTATGGGGAATATTGGACATAAAAACGGGAATTATCCGCGAGCGATTGCCTACTGTAAGTCCAACTTTTTCTTTAGCTACCTTTTTGTAAAAATGTTCTAATTCTTTTATGCAGTATTCCGATTGTGGGTATAACCTGGAGTACAAGCAAATCATAATAGCCGATTTGTCTATTGCTTCTTCAATAGAATTGTCAAAAACCTCGCTGCGATCCAAGTTTCTGCTATCCCACCAAATTTTAATATTTTTGGAGTGTTTGTTTAGTTTTGTATCAAGATATTTATAGAACTGATCTATCCAGCCTTCTTCTTCCAAAGTTTCCGATTCGTTATCGGCATGCACGTAGCTAATAAAAATATCGTAGTCGTATCCTGGAATTAATGCCATAGTTTACCAATTTTTAAAAATATTAATAAATAGGTAGGGGCGAAATATCCTGAGGAGTGTGATATTTGTACTAATTTACAAATTGTAAAGTGTAAAACGTCATTTTTTAATTAAAAAACGTCATTATTACCATTATAACTATAGTTTGACGATTTTCTATGATGTAAGAATTGCTGCTTTTGTGAAATTTCACGTAAGAATTTTTATACGAAAGCGAAATCGCCACAGCCTAAATTCATACCTTCATACCCTTAAAAAAACAAAGCTTCGCTAAATGAAAGTTGTAAAAAATACAAGTTTAATAATCCTCGCTTTTTTCTCCATTTACGTTATTTGGGGATCTACTTATATGCTGAATAAAGTGGCGGTGGCAGAATTACCACCATTTTTTTTAGCTTCAATTCGGTTTACAAGTGCGGGGCTGCTTATTTTTATTATTTCAAAAGCAATGGGTAAAAGTCTTGCCATAACGCGTAAACAGTTTATAAATTCATTCATTGTGGGAGTGTTATTTCTTTCCTTTGGAAATGGTATAATTGTTTGGGCGCTTAAATATGTTGATAGTGGTTTTGCAGCTTTAGAAATTTCTGCTCAGCCGTTGGTGGTGTTATTACTCATGCGTTTGTTGCAAGGTAAACCTATAAAAGTTATGTCGTTAGTGGGAGTAGCTTTAGGGATTGTCGGTATAATTTTACTAGTAGG
This region of Aequorivita marisscotiae genomic DNA includes:
- a CDS encoding DEAD/DEAH box helicase, which gives rise to MESFNELNISKQLQYAIADLGFEKPTPIQAESFSVIMSGTDMVGIAQTGTGKTFAYMLPILQDLKFSKQLQPRVLVLVPTRELVLQVVEEIEKFGKYSSVRVLGIYGGTNINKQKQAAAEGADIVVATPGRLYDLIISRAIPLKMVKKVVIDEVDVMLDLGFRFQLTNILELLPNKRQNIMFSATMTDDVNVFIHDFFISPTTVSVAVSGTPLENISQYAYKVKNFYTKANLLKHLLLNDSDFKKVLVFVPNKKSADLLFDFLDEYFGSEVAVIHSNKTQNYRIRSIENFNSEKTRILVTTDVMARGLDLDQISHVINFDTPNFPENYMHRIGRTGRSEQEGTAILFYTEKEEAAKVAIEKLMDLKIKELEFPKEVEISEKLTYEEQPQVVEINNPINVEEVGPAFHEKKEKNKKENQGGSYKRTIKQKYKKPKTRGDKNYNKRKKGR
- a CDS encoding toll/interleukin-1 receptor domain-containing protein, whose translation is MALIPGYDYDIFISYVHADNESETLEEEGWIDQFYKYLDTKLNKHSKNIKIWWDSRNLDRSEVFDNSIEEAIDKSAIMICLYSRLYPQSEYCIKELEHFYKKVAKEKVGLTVGNRSRIIPVFMSNIPHTEWHDKLRGTSGFPFHDNNEYGDPLKNTSPEFGSAMIQLRNALVRIFDDLSKETTAAIQPSSQEAKEDKPFTIFLSEVNDSLLDRRDGIIADLKEKGYNVITGNDSATTLESHDDLTKEAIANSDFAVHILGNFPGRKISNETDARYIQRQTEIALESKIPQLIWVSRDTDFEKIENTEYKQFLQSLEDATHTSKKYEYVRGNEGELALLINNFAEQLQEVQAQKAATQSNEKGAPLKVLLDTHTDDFKQAFNLKKILNKYNVDLIFNPEDGDPQENIKSLYANINEAKKFIFLYGNETHKDWVDIRVKNTLKKLMDYDRYGQDIFIYVTPPEKDTGSIKVAQNPMVKLVDHSQEMSENDAVLEAFLNDLKADNL
- a CDS encoding DEAD/DEAH box helicase, whose amino-acid sequence is MTDIQDAVQEKKTDKELYSYQKGAIDQIFEKFETAPDDYHLLYQLPTGGGKTVIFSEIVRQYLKHHNKKVLVMTHRVELCKQTSEMLTSFGVVNKVVNSTANLSDQAKYSCFVAMVETLNNRLNDDKLDISDIGLVIIDEAHYNSFTKLFKFFEKSFILGVTATPLSSNRSLPMKDNYQELIVGESIESLIENEFLAEVEVFQYNMGLTSLEIGSNGDYTVKSSDDLYSGVGMLDQLLQAYLTHSKGKKTLIFNNGINTSIQVYYHLRAEGLPVMHLDNTASKKERKQILRWFKETPDAILTSVSILTTGFDEPTIDTIILNRATRSLTLYFQMIGRGSRILNNKSKFSVIDLGNNYQRFGPWEAPLDWQAIFRSPDYYMDRLMSDDELESHFRYEMPDELRAEFAKSKEVYFDIKKTYTEATFKGESSKVVLERSIAQHAHICIENSEDVYDALGLAKMLNDDIDHRIEKYSQCISKSTHNFISWLKDDYRLKLRSYIRENFDAVFEEINGFPPED
- a CDS encoding peptidoglycan-binding domain-containing protein — its product is MSVFSLGSCDIGKIPANRKQFLKPYHKDGLTARAVSFRDDDRTTWRSFREGQANDVAELQEFLFKAGFMPRGVIDGIFDYVTQAAARLFQEYIRTIDPDGDPSMVPDGIVGTITMKHVERWKSQGIVADWDTSKAQNPSKEYGDWIKLLNKSKEHYKANPGPIMKAVNAFGNTHSTIKAPDWNFATDEIHLIGIRRKQDKSEANRRANDDLFVLLLNGLVFKFWGSTDPSKNMVGTRRNAPFLVEGQHKYRFGWHKISVEKKIYRALKPYDPAGVIILRDLNRDHALTPHDLTVAGSNSLELNNSINIHWSGMGQSNWSAGCQVIVGKNYINNKNELVDCSKFASTAYSQLNSASKKTKGAYNVLADLIVCYSKPGVDYVLYTLGREESLDLDANFGSNYAISALRKMNPSAI